The nucleotide sequence ATCGGCCAGCCGTGTCATCTTGGTCACCCAATTGGATTTGCCCTGTCTGCGAAACGTCGTTCGTTTGATGATGAGCTTCGACGAAACCGAAGGCTTGCAAGACAAAGTCGAAATCGTTGTCAACCGCGCCGGCTTGGACAGCGGCCAGATCAGTCTGAAGAAGGCCAAGGAAACTCTCGGCCGTGAAATCTTTGCTCTGTTGCCCAACGACTATCGCACGATGATCGAGGTCCGCAACAACGGCGTGCCTTTGGTGACCCAAGCCCCCAAGGCCGCAATCACACAAGCGTATCGCGAAATGGCGCACAAGATCGTTGAGCCGCCTCAAAGCACCGAGGCCGTCGATGGCGACGAAGCGGCGGGCGCCAACGAAAGTGGTTGGAAACGATTCTGGCCGGTCAAGTCGGCCAAGGCCTGATCGATCACGACGGTTGCGGCAACGCGGACGTCGCCACGGTGTCCAGTTCCGTGGACTCCACCGGGACCGGGCGGATTCCAAAGGTTTCGACCAGGACCGCATACAAAGCGGGCAAGACGTACAGCGTCAGGAATGTCGTCAAAATCAGTCCGCTGATCATGCACCAGGCCAAGCCCACCCAAAGCGGTCCGCCCGAAATAGCCAACGGCAACAAACCGCCAACGGTCGTCGCGGTGGTCAAGAAAATTGGCAGCATCCGTTGTTTGCCAGCATCGATCAGACACTGATGAAAAACGTCGTGGTCGATCTTCTGTTCGGCATCGGGCTTTGACGAAGACGCAAAGTGTTCTCGAATCAGAATGTCGGCAAACTCGATATAGATGATCGCCGTGTTCAACACGATCCCGCACAACGCCAGGATGCCCAATTGCGGCATGAACCCTAAGGTGTTGTTGGTCAACGCCAAGCCAAGGTAAGCCCCGACCAACGCCATCGGCAGGGTGCATAAAACCATCGATGGCTTTGCCCAGCCGTTGTACTGGAACACCAGGCACAACACGATCAGCACGAACGACCAACCGAACGACTGCAACATCTGGCCGCCCGATTCGATGCTTTCTTCATAGGCACCACCAGGTTCGATGTCATAACCGGCCGGCAATTCGTCCTTCAACTTTTTCATCGCATCGCTGTGCCACACACGCAGCACGATGTCGTTACCCGGCACCCCGGGCAGCACACGTGACGAAACCTCGATCGTCCGGTTCATGTTCCGCCGTTCGATCCTTTCGGGTTGCCAGGAGAACCGAAAGTCGGCCAATGATTCCAGCGGCACCTTTCCGGCGTCGCCTTCGACAAAAGATTCCTGTAGGCCGCGGACCGACTGTCGACCCTCCGGTCGCAAACGGAAGTAGATCGGGACTTGGTGATCGCCTTCGCGAAACGTGGTCAGTTTCAATCCGGAGTAATAGCTGTTCAACGTTTCGGCGATCTGGGCATTGGTCACTCCCGCCAAGGTGGCTCGGTCACGATCGACATCCACCTGAATCTGGTACCCGTTGGTTCCCCACGAATCGTGAACGTTCCAGGTTTCCGGTTGTTGCCTGACCATTGCCTTGACCCGGTTGCTGATGCTTCGCAGCATCGCCGGATCGGCGAATCCATTTCCGATAATCCGGAAGGTCAACGGATCCGCCGGTGGCCCGAGCGCGAGCTTTCGCGGCACCACTCGGGCGCCGACGATGGGTTCGATGCCCAAGTCGGGGCGACCTTGATGACAGGCAATGCGGACTTCTTCCACAAAATCTGCCGTGTATTGCCAGTTTGTCGTTTGAACCAGGATCTCGGCATAGCATCGGTTCTGAGGTTCCGGTTCCCATGTCAAATTCCAACGCGATCCCCCACCGCCGACCAACGTTCGCATGACACTCAAGCGTTCCCGTCGTTCGCCGATCTGTTGGTCGGGCGACACGGGACTTAGCCGTCGAATGACGTCTTCGACTTCACGAGTGATCGCATCGGTTTGCTGAATCGTGGCCGTTTCGGGCAACTCGACTTCGACCGCAAATTGGTCGCGTGCCGCCTCCGGGAAAAATTCGGAACTGACCGGCAACATGAAGACGGTCATGCTGGCCATCAGCGTGAAAATCAATGTCGACCATTTGTATTGCAGCGCAAACTTCAGCGAACGGCCATACAAACGTTGGATCGTCGATTCGCCGGCAGTCGATGGTTGGGGGAAAAGACGCCGCAGTGTTTCCGGCAATCGGTTCCGCAGCAGCATGTACCAACGAATGGGTGGCGATGCGGGCGCGTGATTTTTCGGTGCTCGAATGAATAGCCCCGCCAAGACCACGCAGAACGTCATGGCCATCAGCCAACTGATTCCCAGCGTCGTCGCCACCGTCACCGGCAAACTGTACACATATTCGCGGGCCCCGCCCTTCAATGCGTACAGCATCGGAATGAACGCCGCCATTGTTGTTAGCGTTCCGACCAACATGGGAATCGCCAGCGTGTTGGCGCCTTCGACGGCCGCACGAAATGGTGGCAGCCCGGCGATCTGATTGGATCTTGCCTGGTCACAAACCTGAACCGCGTTGTCGACCAACAGCCCCAACGAAATGATGATGGCAGCCAGAGAAATCTGTTCCAGCTGGACATGCATCATCGAAATCATCGCCACGGATGTGATCACGACGACAGGGATGTTCGCCGCCATCACCAGTGAGGTTCGTGCCCCGACCACTAGATAGACGACCAGCACCACGATCAGGATCGCTTCGATCACGTTGACGATGACGTCGGAGATTTTCGATTCGACATTGATCGCTTGGTTGGAAATGGCGGTCGCCACCACGTCCGGGGGCAATCGTTGTTCGATCTCCGTCAGTTCGTCGACGCGTTGCAGGCTGCGCTGGCAAATGTCGATGATGTTTGACCCCGATTGCATCGTGACCGCTACCGTTACCGCCGTGGTCGCATAATCACGATTGCCGAATCGGCAAAGATACGCCGGCGGATCCTCATAGGATCGTTGAACGGTCAGTCCCAGATTGGACAGCGTGACGCTGTTGCCTTCATCGCCATCCTTGTCGCTTCGCACGACACTGGCGATTTGTCGAATTTCGTCTATTGCGTCAAACTCGCCGCCCGGTTTGACGGTGAAAAAACCATCGTCGGTGGATAGTTGCCCGCCGGGCTTGATGATGTTCCGCTCCGACGCCAACCGCTTCAATCGTGATGTGGTCAACGATTGCTGGGCCCAATTTCCCAGATCCGTTTGGATATAAACCGCTTCCTTCTGGATGCCGAATTTTTCGACTTTGGCCACACCGGACAGCAACCGTAATTCGTCTTCGATCAGCTCGGCAAATTGTTCCAACTGACGCGGTGTATAACGGTTTTCCGGCGGAATGTCGTCATCACCTTCAAGCGGTTTTTGGTGGACGGCCAGTAGCAGAACCGCCGTGTCACCGAACTCGTCGTTGACGACAGGTTCGACGGAGTCCTCCGGCATTTCGGCCTGTTCCACCCGAGCGCGAACTTTGTCCCAAACGTTTTGGATATCTGACGGGTGAATGTCGTCGTTCAATTCAACGAAGATGATCGACTGGCCCGTTTTGGATGTCGATCGAATCGTTTCGACCTCCTCCAAGCTGACGATCTTCTCTTCCAGTTTGTCGGTGACCAGTTCTTCGACCTTTTCGGCCGGTGCACCCGCCCAACTGGTCGTGACCACGCAAACACGAATGGTGAACTCGGGGTCCTCGCGACGTGGCATCGTGAAAAACGTGATCGTCCCCCAGACCATCATCAAGATGATCAGCGAAAAGACGATTGGACGGTATTTGACCGATAACGCAGACAGATTCACCACGATTCTCCTTTACGAACCGTGACCACCTGGCCGTCATTCAGATAGTGGACGCCTCCGACAATGATTTGATCCCCTGCGGTGATGGACTCCGGTTCAATCGCTTGTACTTGCACCATCGTCCCCGCTTCGACGTGATCGGGCAAAATCACGTTGACCTTCACGCGGTGAGCGATCTCCTGGTCCCCTTCGCGATGTAGAACGAACAGCGACGTGGTGCCGGATTCTTCGTGGATACAGTCCAGCGGAACGAAAAATCCGTCCTCGGCTTTGCGAGTCGACAGGTTCACACTGACCAGATCGCCCGGACGCAGCATCCACTGGGGACCGGCGTCAAACACCAAATTGCAGCCGTTCCATTGATCTCTGTCTTCGTCGGGGAATTCCAGTGCGCCGGCCAACAAACTGTCGGGCCCAGGTGGCGTTTCCACAAAACGCACTTGGCGAAACACCCAGTTGCCCAGGTAGGGGATCCGCAGTGGCAGCATTTCGACTTCTCGACGCTGCAGTTTGACAATGTCCGGGATCGACTGGCCTTTGACCGCATTGGTCATCAGGTACACAAAGTGTTGCCCATCAACGGTTTCGATCGCCTGTTCTTCGACCAGATGAGTCCCCGGTTCGACACCGATGATCGAATTCACGTCCAGCGGCCAGACGTCTTGTGTGCGGGCGACATGTTTGCCTTGGATTCCCTTCGGCAGCGGATCGCGGTATTGCGAGTTCAGGACCAACAACGTGACCGTGAACGTACGTGTGGCCGGATCCGCACTGGGATCGATGACATACACCAGACCAAAAACGGTTTGTGGCTTTCCCGACGTGTCGGTAAACGTCACGGGCACCTGTTGCCGGCGCCGCAGACGTCGTGACTGTTCGGCGGACACCTCAATTTCAATTTTGATCGGGTCCATCATCTGGAGTTTCAGAACCGGGGATCCCGCACTGACAACGCTGCCTGGGACAACGTCGACTTCGGAAATTTGCCCTCGGTATCCGCCGTATAGAACGGTGTTTTTCAAATCACGACGTGCATCGGCCAATGCTTGCTGGGCACGTTGGACGTTGGCTTTGGCCGATCGCAGTTCAGCCGACGCCTGTTTCAGTGTCGAATTCAGCGACGACAGCCTCGCTTTTTCTTGGGCGACCCGATTGGCGGCTGCGTCGTATTCGGCTTCGGCGATCGCGCTTTGGCGTCGCAGCTGGGATGCCCGTTTGAATTCATCGTCGGCAAGCTTCGAATCCGCTTCGGCCGATCGGATGTCCGCGGGCAACGTTTCCTTCAAACGGATCTCCGCGATCTCCTCCTGAAGTTTGGCGACTTCTAAATCGGCTTCCGCCGACGCAACGGCGACCTCATATCGGGCCGGATCGATCTTTGCTAGCGGCGTGCCTTCGGCGATCACGTTGCCGTCGGCGTCTTCGACGTGACCGGAAATGTTCTGGCCGGGCTCCAGCACCCACTGGACCCGACCGGGAATCTCAAAGCCGATGGATTCTGTTTTCCAAGACTTTACGGTGCCGGATGCGGCAAAAGAAACATCCGGCGTGCTCCGCGTCAGCGTCATGACGCTGACCGGCAGGGGCGTTTTCTCGGTCGGCAGGGATGGCGGTTCTTCACAGCCCAGGGCCGCCAACACAAAGACCGTCGCGATTGCCCACCGGGGCCCAAGATTTCCATGCATGAAACGGTTTCAGTCAACGCAAAATGGCGAAACAATGGAAGCCGCGACAACCTGTCGCGTGCGGTCAGCGGAACAGCAGACGCCACCGCTCGGAGTCGACGAAGTAAACTGAGCGGTGTACTTTCGTCGTGCCGAAAAGTATACTACTCGGTTTAGTTATGGCAAGGCGAAAGATGGGGCGGGATATGGCGGAGAAGCTTACCGATCGAAAGCGGCGATCGGTCGTGGAAGCTGCGGTGAAGGAGTTTCAGCGGCGGGGGTTTGATAACACCAGCATGGACCAGATCGCTGCCACCGCCGGGGTGTCCAAGCGGACGGTGTACAACCATTTTTCCGGCAAAGAAGATTTGTTCGCGGTCATCATCGAGCGGATCGCCGAGCTTGCCGATGTGATTCCCGAATTCGAGTTCGAATCAAAGAAGTCGGCCGAATCGCAATTGCGGGCCATCGGTGACAACATCTTTGCGGCGATCGGGGAACCCGAGTTCCAAGATCTGGCGCGGGTGGTGCTGTCCCGGTTAATGAACGCTCCGCATGCCAGCGGTGCATTGGAGAAGACGACCAACGCGATCACGATGCAGCTGACGCAGTGGTTCGCCGATGCAAAGAACGCGGGAATGTTGAACGTCCCGCGTCCCAAGGTGGCCAGTTCGCAGTTCATCGGAATGTTGATGGAATACGAATTCTGGCCCCGTTTGATCGGCGTCAACAAACAGGTGCATCAAGTCAGTCCGAAGACGTATGTTCGTGACTGCGCGCGAGTGATCGCGAATGCCTACGGCCCGGAATCGTAATCACCGTGGTGGTTTCAGCGTGATTGGATCCAGCGCAACAGCGTTCGGACCATCGCCCCGGTTGCTCCGGCATCGCGATGGGGCAGCGGCGAATCGGCGAATGCCGGGCCGGCGATGTCCATGTGAACCCACGGGGTATCGCCGACAAATTGTTCCAGCAGTTTGGCCGCCGTGATAGCACCGCCCCAGCGTCCTTCGCCGACATTCTTGATGTCCGCGACTTTGCTTTTGATCTTCTCGTCGTACAGCGAAAACATGGGCAATTGCCAGGCGGGTTCGCCTTCGGCATCCGCCGCCACACGAACTTCGCCGCACAGGTCATCCCGGTTGCTCATCAGGCCGGTGACTTCACGCCCCAATGCGACCATACAGGCACCGGTCAGGGTCGCCAGATCGACCATCGCTTGTGGTTGGTGTCCGACCGCGACATCCAACGTGTCGGCCAACACGACACGACCTTCGGCATCGGTGTTCAAGATTTCAATGGTCGTGCCTTGCCGCGTTTCGATCACGTCGCCCAGTTTGTAGCTGGACCCGCTGACCATGTTTTCGGCCAACCCGCAAAACCCGATGACGTTCCGTGGGATTTTCAGTTGGGCCACTGCGCGCATCACGCTGGCAACCGTGGCCGCACCGGCCATGTCGCACTTCATGTCGACCATGCCTTCGCTGGGTTTCAGCGACAGACCGCCGCTGTCAAACGTGACGCCTTTGCCGACCAGTGCGATCGGCGCCTCATTGGGGTCGGCGGCCCCGTTGTGCCGAAGAATGACCAGTCGCGGTCGGCGTGCGGAACCCTGGCCGACGGCCAAGATCGCACGACAGCCTTCGGATTCCAAACGGTGTTCGTCCCAGACTTCGACCTCAAGCCCGACCTCGCCGCCGAACGATTGTGCCCGAGCGGCGAAGCTTTCGGGATACAGGATGCCCGCCGGTTCATTGACCAAACGTCGGCACCGATTGACGGCGTCCCCGATGATCTTTCCCGTGGCCACTTGTCGTTGACCGGTACCCAAGAAGTCGATCTGTGTCGGGACATAGAATTGGGGCGTGTCACCCTGTTGATAGATGCCCTGCGTTTCACACCCGGCCAAAGCACCGGCAACCACGGCATCGACGTTTTCGGGGGCGGCCAAGCTTGCGGCGTCGATCACCACGCGTTGACGCTGACGTTTGGTCAGTTTGCGAATTGCCGTTGCAGCCAGATCGAATCCATCGGACCGCTGTTGCTTGGCACCCGTTCCGATGGTCATGATCAGCGGCACATCGGCATCGCCGGTGGTGACCATGAACACTTCGCCGCATTTGCCGCTGATTTCACCTCGCCCGATCCAGTCGTCGATCAGTTGCCGCTGCGTCGCCGAAACGCTAGGCGTCTGCCGCATGGCATCGGTGCCCGATATGACACCGACGACCAGGCAATCGCAGCGACCATCAAGGTCAGAAACGGCGTTCAATTTGGGCGTGGGCAACGGAAGGCTGTTGGGCATAGGACCGGCAGGGGCGTCAAAGGCAATCGGCGTCGGAAAAGTTGCACGGTGAAACGGATCCGGGCATCGCAACGGGGGCACCGACGCGTTAGTGTAGCGCCGCGGTAACGGTTATCACAGCCAGCTCCCCCCCTGATTAAATCCGCCAGTTGGCGGCGCGGGTGAAAGACAAACACGGGGGCGATCGACAGTACGTGCAAGAGATTCCCGATCGTGAAGCATCGAAGTACCCGTGACGTTGTAGACGACCTTCGTGCCGGCGGTCGGTTGATCGAGATCGACGATCCGGTGGATCCCCATTTGGAGGCTGCGGAGATCCAGCGCCGCGTCTATGCCAACGGGGGTCCCGCGATCCTGTTTCAGCGTTTGGTGGGGACTGAGTTTCCTGCGGTTTCGAATCTGTTCGGTTCCTTGGACCAGGCACGCTATCTGTTTCGCAGCACGCTGGAATCGGTTCGCCGGCTGATTGAAATGAAGGTGGATCCGTCCGCGTTGCCCAAACGGCCGCTACGTTACGCCGGTGTTCCCGTGACGGCTTTGCGAATGTTGCCTCGTAAGGTCCGCCGTGGCGCGGTGATGGGACACCAAACGGCATTGTCCAAATTGCCGCCGATCAAATGCTGGCCCGATGACGGTGGTGCCTTTGTAACGCTGCCACAGGTCCTAAGCAGTGATCCGGATCAACCGAATCATCTGATGAAGATCAATCTGGGAATGTATCGGGTCCAGCTGAACGGCAACGATTACGAAACGGATCGTGAAACCGGATTGCATTATCAGATCCATCGCGGCATCGGGGTGCACCACCGCCGTGCGCTCGACCTGGGCCAACCGTTAAAGGTCGTGATCACCGTCGGCGGCAGCCCGGCGATGTCTTTGGCGGCGGTGATGCCATTGCCCGAAGGATTGACGGAACTGACGTTTGCCGGGGCGCTTGCCGGTCGCCGGATTCGCATGATCGTGGGTGATCACGCACCAGTTTATGCCGATGCTGATTTTGCGATTGTGGGAACGATTGATCCCGGTCGCACCAAACCCGAAGGCCCCTTTGGAGACCACTTGGGCTATTACAGTTTGCGGCACGATTACCCAGTGCTTCGTGTCCAGCACGTCTGGCACCGCAATGACGCCATCTGGCCTTTCACCGTGGTCGGGCGTCCGCCTCAGGAAGACACCACGTTTGGTCAGCTGATTCACGAATTGACCGATCCGATCATCCCCACGGTCATTCCGGGGGTAAAGGCGGTTCACGCGGTCGATGCGGCCGGCGTCCATCCGCTGTTGTTGGCCATCGGCAGCGAACGTTACATGCCCTACATGGAACGAAGCGAGCCTCAGGAATTACTGACCCAGGCGAATGCCATTTTGGGCAATGGTCAGTTGTCGTTGGCCAAATACTTATGGATTACCGACGATCCCGATCAGACGTTGGAAATTCACGACATCGCATCGTTCATGAATCACATGTTGTGCCGCGTTGATTGGCGTCGTGACTTGCACTTCCAAACCAAGACCACGATCGACACGCTGGATTACAGCGGTCATGGATTCAATCAAGGTTCCAAAGTCGTCGTTGCTGCGACGGGGGCTCCGGTGCGAACGCTTGGAACGGAGGTTCCCGCGGACCTGAAACTACCTGATGGGTTTTCGGATCCTCGGATTGTTATACCGGGCGTGCTGGCGATTTGCGGTCCGCGACATGGTGTGGACTCGGCGGCCGACGATCTGCGGCGGCTGTGCGAAAGTTTGGCTGGCGGCCCAGGCGGACAGCCCGACGAATCGCTGCGTGACTGGCCGCTGATCACCGTCGTCGACGATTCGGATTTCGCCGCAAAGACGATCGACAACTGGCTTTGGCTGACGTTCACCCGCAGCAATCCCGCGGTCGACATCGCCGGGGTCGGCGCCGCGATCGTTCACAAGCATTGGGGGTGCGTGGGGCCATTGGTGATCGATGCCCGAAGCAAAGACTTTCACGCACCGCCGCTGATCGAAGATCCCCAGGTGACGGCCAAGGTGGACGCGCGGGCGACTCGTGGCGGACCGCTGGCACGTTACTTGTAAGCGGCATCGTCACGGCCTGTGGGCGAATCGCGAATGGCTACTTTGCGGCGGGCTTCTTGCGCTTGCTGCCAGATGATCGCTGATTGGCGGGTAACCGAAGTCCGGTTTCGCGATCAAATCCGTCTGGCGTCAGACCTTCGGCGTTGCCGTCAAAATGGTCGGCGGTCAGGTCGGCAAAGGCGTCTAACGCCGATCGCAATGATTGCTGCACCGATTCAATGGCCGGGCGATCGTACAGATTATCCAAGCAATGCGGATCGGCGGCGACGTCGTACAGGGCAAGACGTGGTCGCGGGATCACGAAAACGTCGGTGGGCGGTCCCGTCAGGCGACCTTCGCGTCGCAGTCGCTGCATTTCCTGGTATGTGGCGCTGCGAACCCCGTCCGCCGGCGGTGTCGCGGGCAACTCGGGCAGGTCGTTGCGGATCATCAGGTGGTCCTGCGTGATCACGGCTCGTTCTCGTGCCCGATAATCGTGCCAGTTATGTTCGGCAAACGCAAAGCGACGAACCGTTGCATCGGAGTCGTTCAGGATTGGGCGGATTGATACGCCCTGGAAGGTCGACGGTCGGTCGACGCCTGCCAAATCCACCATGGTCGCGACCAGATCGATCACACTGACAAGACTTTGGGTTGATCCTGTGGCTTTCAGTCCGGCCGGCCAGTGGACCACGAGCGGTGTCCGCACGCCGTCGACGTTGACACGCGTCTTGCAGTGCGGGAACGGACGGCCGTTGTCGCTGATGACAAACACCACGGTGTTGTCCAGCACGCCTTGCCGGTCCAGGGTTTGAACCACCTTGCCGATGTACTGGTCGAAACGGCTGATCTCGTCGTAGTACAACGCGATGTCTTCGCGAACGGCTGGGGTGTCGGGAAAAATTGCGGGGACGCGAACGTTGGCCGGATCGTGTGGCGGATCCACGGCGCCGGGCTGATACCCGCGGTGTGGGTCGCTGCTGGCCAACCACGCAAAGAAGGGCTGGTCCGCCGGACGATCGGTAACCGCTTCGACCCAGCGACCGTTGTTGCCGGGGCCACCATTGGTATCCAAGACACGATCAAACTGCGATTTGGCATCGTTTCCCAGATGCCACTTTCCGGCGGCGACGGTGTGATAGCCGGCTTCCCGAAGTGGTGTGGTGACCATCACTTGATCGGCCGGCAAAGGAAGGTGAAGTTCGCCCGCGCCGGTCGCATGTGGGTATCGGCTGGTCAGGATGGAACAGCGACTGGGGCTGCACGACGAACACGTCAAATAGGCGCGGTCGAACCGCAGGCCGTTCTCCGCCAGCGCATCAATGTTGGGCGTTCGGATCGTTTCGTTGCCGTAGGTACCGAAGTCGTCCCAGGCGGCATCATCGGCGATGAAGACCACAAAGTTGGGCGATGAAGCGTCTTGTGCCTGTGTCGATGTCGCACTGGGCCAAAGCAATCCGGTGGACAAAGACAACAAAACGAGCGTGTACAAGCAAACCTTGGGGCGCAAGATCATGGCAAGTATTGATCGATGGAGGTGGGGCGAAGAAGGCGGGGCAACGAAGACGGGGACTGGCGTCAGCCGAATGCAGTGTCGATACCGGACCGTGACGGATGATCGCGTCGCGGGTGACTTGTGAAGATAACAGACCAGCCGTCGCGACGGGGAAATCTCGTCAAATGCAAACCCGCCGTTTGGCCGACCAGATCAGGGCAGCGTGATGCGTTTGGCCGCCGCCGCAGCGGTTGCACCGGGATACAGATAGGCGGCGATGGTCACATTGCCCATGCCATCATTGGTCACCACGGCGAAGGAACCCGGAATCATCGCCGTAGGATCGACCACGTTGCCCGCAAAGGCGGTGTCTTGTTGCACAAAAGCTTCGGCACGGGCAATCAGGCCGGCAGCGGTTTGGCGAGCCTGGGCCGCCGAACGCAGGCTGTCGATGCGCCCGCGTTGGTGGGTGCCGGCACGTAGGATGGCAATCGCGCTGATCGACAGAACAGCCGCGGCCAAGGTGCACAGCAAAACCGCACCGCCCTGGCGATGACGGTATCGAAGTGTCGATTGTTGGCGGTGCGCAGGCATGTTGGTGGTCCTAAAAGGCGACCGTCATAGCGGCCGACTTGGTAACCCGAGTCGCCGGATCGCGAATGTCCAGTTGCAATTCCAACCCCACGACCGGATTGCCCGTCGCGGTCGATTTCAATTCGGTTGCACGAAAAGCACTGGCCGATTCCGCCAGTACCGTGGTGGCGATGCCATCGTCCATGACCAACTGGCTGCGACTGATGCGAACCAAGGCGGTGCGACCGGCCAGGGTCGTGATCCGCAAGGCACGTCCCCCGGAAACCACTTGAGTGTGTGGATTCATACGGATTTGATCTGCCAGCCATCGCAGCGAACGTCGACCCTGGCTTTCGATGCTGCCGTCGCCTTGGGCACGGGCGATTGCCTGAGAACTTGAGCGCATCACGCCGGCGATCGGGACCATCATGACGGCCACGATCATGGTGCAAGCGATCACTTCCAGGATGCTGATGCCGGCACGAGGTGGGCGGACAGGTCCCGTCGGTGGGCAGGCCTTTGCAAGGCCCGGCGTTGTCTCGCAATGCACTACTTTGCGTGTCGTCATGGCGCGGCCCTTTGCGTTCGCAAGGATTCGGCCGGTTCATCAATGTCGCAACGTCGATTGTTGTTGACGTCTCGCCACACCAGAGCATCGATGGTGATCACTTCCATTCCCGCGGGCAGCGTCGCGTCAGCGGCGGTTGTCAATGTCGCACGCAGCGACGGACCGTCCGTTGCGGTCAAGCTAAGGTTTTGAACCACGGGGCGGC is from Crateriforma conspicua and encodes:
- a CDS encoding TetR/AcrR family transcriptional regulator, producing the protein MAEKLTDRKRRSVVEAAVKEFQRRGFDNTSMDQIAATAGVSKRTVYNHFSGKEDLFAVIIERIAELADVIPEFEFESKKSAESQLRAIGDNIFAAIGEPEFQDLARVVLSRLMNAPHASGALEKTTNAITMQLTQWFADAKNAGMLNVPRPKVASSQFIGMLMEYEFWPRLIGVNKQVHQVSPKTYVRDCARVIANAYGPES
- a CDS encoding efflux RND transporter periplasmic adaptor subunit, which produces MHGNLGPRWAIATVFVLAALGCEEPPSLPTEKTPLPVSVMTLTRSTPDVSFAASGTVKSWKTESIGFEIPGRVQWVLEPGQNISGHVEDADGNVIAEGTPLAKIDPARYEVAVASAEADLEVAKLQEEIAEIRLKETLPADIRSAEADSKLADDEFKRASQLRRQSAIAEAEYDAAANRVAQEKARLSSLNSTLKQASAELRSAKANVQRAQQALADARRDLKNTVLYGGYRGQISEVDVVPGSVVSAGSPVLKLQMMDPIKIEIEVSAEQSRRLRRRQQVPVTFTDTSGKPQTVFGLVYVIDPSADPATRTFTVTLLVLNSQYRDPLPKGIQGKHVARTQDVWPLDVNSIIGVEPGTHLVEEQAIETVDGQHFVYLMTNAVKGQSIPDIVKLQRREVEMLPLRIPYLGNWVFRQVRFVETPPGPDSLLAGALEFPDEDRDQWNGCNLVFDAGPQWMLRPGDLVSVNLSTRKAEDGFFVPLDCIHEESGTTSLFVLHREGDQEIAHRVKVNVILPDHVEAGTMVQVQAIEPESITAGDQIIVGGVHYLNDGQVVTVRKGESW
- a CDS encoding leucyl aminopeptidase, yielding MPNSLPLPTPKLNAVSDLDGRCDCLVVGVISGTDAMRQTPSVSATQRQLIDDWIGRGEISGKCGEVFMVTTGDADVPLIMTIGTGAKQQRSDGFDLAATAIRKLTKRQRQRVVIDAASLAAPENVDAVVAGALAGCETQGIYQQGDTPQFYVPTQIDFLGTGQRQVATGKIIGDAVNRCRRLVNEPAGILYPESFAARAQSFGGEVGLEVEVWDEHRLESEGCRAILAVGQGSARRPRLVILRHNGAADPNEAPIALVGKGVTFDSGGLSLKPSEGMVDMKCDMAGAATVASVMRAVAQLKIPRNVIGFCGLAENMVSGSSYKLGDVIETRQGTTIEILNTDAEGRVVLADTLDVAVGHQPQAMVDLATLTGACMVALGREVTGLMSNRDDLCGEVRVAADAEGEPAWQLPMFSLYDEKIKSKVADIKNVGEGRWGGAITAAKLLEQFVGDTPWVHMDIAGPAFADSPLPHRDAGATGAMVRTLLRWIQSR
- a CDS encoding efflux RND transporter permease subunit — translated: MNLSALSVKYRPIVFSLIILMMVWGTITFFTMPRREDPEFTIRVCVVTTSWAGAPAEKVEELVTDKLEEKIVSLEEVETIRSTSKTGQSIIFVELNDDIHPSDIQNVWDKVRARVEQAEMPEDSVEPVVNDEFGDTAVLLLAVHQKPLEGDDDIPPENRYTPRQLEQFAELIEDELRLLSGVAKVEKFGIQKEAVYIQTDLGNWAQQSLTTSRLKRLASERNIIKPGGQLSTDDGFFTVKPGGEFDAIDEIRQIASVVRSDKDGDEGNSVTLSNLGLTVQRSYEDPPAYLCRFGNRDYATTAVTVAVTMQSGSNIIDICQRSLQRVDELTEIEQRLPPDVVATAISNQAINVESKISDVIVNVIEAILIVVLVVYLVVGARTSLVMAANIPVVVITSVAMISMMHVQLEQISLAAIIISLGLLVDNAVQVCDQARSNQIAGLPPFRAAVEGANTLAIPMLVGTLTTMAAFIPMLYALKGGAREYVYSLPVTVATTLGISWLMAMTFCVVLAGLFIRAPKNHAPASPPIRWYMLLRNRLPETLRRLFPQPSTAGESTIQRLYGRSLKFALQYKWSTLIFTLMASMTVFMLPVSSEFFPEAARDQFAVEVELPETATIQQTDAITREVEDVIRRLSPVSPDQQIGERRERLSVMRTLVGGGGSRWNLTWEPEPQNRCYAEILVQTTNWQYTADFVEEVRIACHQGRPDLGIEPIVGARVVPRKLALGPPADPLTFRIIGNGFADPAMLRSISNRVKAMVRQQPETWNVHDSWGTNGYQIQVDVDRDRATLAGVTNAQIAETLNSYYSGLKLTTFREGDHQVPIYFRLRPEGRQSVRGLQESFVEGDAGKVPLESLADFRFSWQPERIERRNMNRTIEVSSRVLPGVPGNDIVLRVWHSDAMKKLKDELPAGYDIEPGGAYEESIESGGQMLQSFGWSFVLIVLCLVFQYNGWAKPSMVLCTLPMALVGAYLGLALTNNTLGFMPQLGILALCGIVLNTAIIYIEFADILIREHFASSSKPDAEQKIDHDVFHQCLIDAGKQRMLPIFLTTATTVGGLLPLAISGGPLWVGLAWCMISGLILTTFLTLYVLPALYAVLVETFGIRPVPVESTELDTVATSALPQPS
- a CDS encoding UbiD family decarboxylase, with the protein product MKHRSTRDVVDDLRAGGRLIEIDDPVDPHLEAAEIQRRVYANGGPAILFQRLVGTEFPAVSNLFGSLDQARYLFRSTLESVRRLIEMKVDPSALPKRPLRYAGVPVTALRMLPRKVRRGAVMGHQTALSKLPPIKCWPDDGGAFVTLPQVLSSDPDQPNHLMKINLGMYRVQLNGNDYETDRETGLHYQIHRGIGVHHRRALDLGQPLKVVITVGGSPAMSLAAVMPLPEGLTELTFAGALAGRRIRMIVGDHAPVYADADFAIVGTIDPGRTKPEGPFGDHLGYYSLRHDYPVLRVQHVWHRNDAIWPFTVVGRPPQEDTTFGQLIHELTDPIIPTVIPGVKAVHAVDAAGVHPLLLAIGSERYMPYMERSEPQELLTQANAILGNGQLSLAKYLWITDDPDQTLEIHDIASFMNHMLCRVDWRRDLHFQTKTTIDTLDYSGHGFNQGSKVVVAATGAPVRTLGTEVPADLKLPDGFSDPRIVIPGVLAICGPRHGVDSAADDLRRLCESLAGGPGGQPDESLRDWPLITVVDDSDFAAKTIDNWLWLTFTRSNPAVDIAGVGAAIVHKHWGCVGPLVIDARSKDFHAPPLIEDPQVTAKVDARATRGGPLARYL